In Streptomyces pluripotens, the genomic window AGGCCGACATCGCCTTCGCCACCGGCACCGGGTCACGGCTGGTGTTCGACTCCTACGCGGCGCCCGGTCTGATGGCCGCCGCGCTGCTGCAGGCCATGACGGACGCCGATCCGGAGCGCACCCAGGCCCGTCTGGAGAAGTACGAGCATCTCTCCGAGGAGCACCAGTTCTTCCTCAGGGACTGAGCCGGTCGCGGCGGAGGGCCGGTCCGGGCCCCTCGCCCGGCGAGGGAACCCGGTCTTTCCGTAAAGGTCCGGACCTGCCCGGCTGATCTTCCGCCGGGGCCGGAACCTCGTGAAGATCTTGCGGTGGCCCACCCCCCGGACGGGGATCATTCGACTCAATTCACGCATGAATGTTTTCATACGTCTTGCAAAGTGGTCGGCATATATAAATACTGCTCACGGATCGCGCCCGGCCCACCCCGGGCACGTTCCACATCCGCGGACCCACCGCTCGCACACCGCCCCGAGAAAGCCGACGGACCGCCCATGCGCATGCAACCCCGCACGCAGCGCCGGTTTCCGACGCCCGGGGGCCCCGCACGGACACCCCCCGCCGCCGTTCCCTACCCACGTCGGCGTCCAGGGTGTTCCGGGGCGCATCGTCTGCGCGATGCGCCCGTGGCGGCCCCGGCCATCCCCTAGGCCGGGGCCGCCCCGAACCCGTCGGACCACCCTCACGACGCCGCACACCGGAAGCGATGATCATGACCATTACCAGCACGCGCATCAGCCCCGACTGGCCCTGTCAGGTCAAGACGCCGGGCTCGTACGACTGGGAGCGCTCAGCGGCCAAGTGGCTGCGCGAGCTGATCCCCGCGCGCTATGCCAGCTATCCGGCACTCATCCGGCATCCCGTCCTGCTCGCCCGGCATGCGCAAATCCAGGTCCAGCAGGAGATCCGGGTGGCCCGGACCGCGCTGCAGACCGCGCGGGCCGAACTGCCGGTGCTCGGGCTGCCGGAGTCGGTCATCGAGCACACCATCAAGCTGTACGCGGCCGAGCTCATGCAGTTGCAGCACATCGCGCGCAGCGTCCGCGCGGTCTCCGAAGCGCTGGCCGGCCGCAGCCACTGAGCCGCCAGGGACTCCACGGGCCCGGCCCGCAGAAAGCCGACGCACACGCCAGGGCCGATAACCGCCCCCCTTTTCGAAGGTCCCTCCCCGCTTTCGAAGGTCCCTCCCCGCCGCCCGGCGGCGGCATGTACCCCGCCCGGCGAGGTGACGGCATCGCACGTCCCGCGGACCGGTGAGCCGGGACCTCCCGTTTCGGTGCGGACGACACCCCGGCATCCGCGAGCTGCCGGCGGTCGCCAGGGGGACACGGGCCTCCGCGGTCAGTCGTCGTCCCGACGACACCAGTACCAGCACGCTCCGACGACCAAGGCCAGCAGGAACACGGCGGGCACGAACAGGACCGGAATGCGGGAGCCGGTCATCGGCAAGGCCTTCAGTCTCGGTGCGGTTGACCACGCGGCCCACGGTCGCGGGGCTGCCCACGGTGACGGCCGGCCGCCACCCCCGCCCAGGGGTCTTTGGAGGTCTTGCCCGACGTTCGAATGCCTTCAGTCCACGCAGGGACGGACGCTGGTGCCGAGCGTGTCGGACATCCGCAGCAGCGGCCCGGCCCGCCCCTCACCCCACCGGACCGGATCCAGGACGAAGCCGACGTGATCACCGCCGTCGGTGCGGTGGAGAATCGTCCCGGCGAACCAGGCGGCCGTCTCCGTCAACACGGCTGTGCCTCCGGGTCCTTCCCGCCAGTCCAGTCGCTCGAACTGGTCGGCCTCGTCGCCCGTCTCACCACCGAGGAGTGCCGCGAGGTCCCGCTGATCACGGGCAAGCAGGTGCACCGCGAGGTGCTGGGCGGCGCGCGCGACGCGGTAGGTGTGACTGTTCTTGGGCAGCCAGACGGCGTACCGGGGCGGCCGGACGGAGCACTGGGAAGCGAAACCGGCCAGGCATCCAGCGAGTTCGCCGTCAGCCACGGCCGTGACCACGCACATGTCCGGGTTCAGCCGGTCGAAGAACCCGTCCAGGACCGCCTCGCCACCTGCTTGCGCCTCACCGTCCGCAGCCATGCCGCCCGCCTCCGTCGTACCGCTCCGCTTCCGTCCACCACCTGGAGTCCGGACTCAGCTCATCACAGACGGCGTCGTCGCGCCCACCGGCCCACCGTTGCCCGGTGCGCCGAACCCGGCACACCGGTCGCGGCCGTTCCCCGGCGGCTCCGGTGCACGAGTGCGGACCGGACCTGGACCGCGACGAGGGTCGCACCCGACCGTCACGTACGGGACCGGGACTGCCCGCTCTCCCACGTCGACGCAGGTGTTCCCCGGCGGATCCAGGGCGCACGCGTTGCACGGGGCCCGCGACGGCAGCCGGCCCAGTCGATCGCCGTCGGACCGGCCCGAGCGCTCCCCAGGCCAGTGCCCCACAGAGTCGCCGCCAGGGCACTCAGTTCCTCCATGACCCTCTCAGTCTGCACTGAGTGCCACACATTCCGTCCGGGTGCTACGTTCGCGTCCATGAGCTCCAGCAGCGTGGCACCGACCGCCAAGCCGCCGATGCGCGACGCCCTGGTCGCGGCGGCCTTCCGGCTCTTCCTGGAACGCGGGTACGAGCAGACCACCGTGGACGACATCGTGACCCTGGCCGGGGTGGGCCGGCGCTCGTTCTTCCGCTACTTCCCGTCCAAGGAGGACGTGGTCTTCCCCGACCACGAACGCTGCCTGGACGACATGACCGCCTTCCTCGCCGCGGACGAGGAAGAACACGAGCCGGTGCGACGAGTGTGCGACGCGGCCCGGCTGGTACTGCGGATGTACGCGGAGAACCCCACTTTCTCCGTCCAGCGCTACCGCCTCACCAAGAAGGTGCCGGGACTGCGCGCCTACGAGCTGTCGGTGGTCTGGCGCTATGAGCGCGCACTCGCCGAGTACCTGCGCGGTCGATTCGCCGGACGGCCCGACGGATCGCTGCGGGCCGATGTGATCGCGGCGGCGGTCGTCGCCGCCCACAACAACGCCCTGCGCTCCTGGCTGCGATCGGACGGCAGGGGCGACGCGGGTGCGACGGTGGACCACGCGCTGGGATACGTGCAGCGGACGTTCGGCGGCTCGGCGGACACCACGGTGCGTGCCGCCCCCGTCAGCGCGGCGCCCGTGGGCGAACCGGCCGGGCATCCCGACGACGTGGTGGTCCTCGTCTCCCGCCGCGATGCCCCGGTATGGCGGGTGGTCCAAGAGTGGGAGTCAGTACTGGGGCGTGCCGGACGCCTTGCCAGCCGCGAAATTCAGGGTACGGAGTACCTTTACGAGTGACACTGAGTGCCATACGCTGTTCGGCGTGCGCGGTGGCACGGCACCGCGCACCCGTGTGCGCGCCTTGTGCCGGGCATGCGGGATTCCGGCCGAGCGCAGGGAGTTGACCAGCGTGTACCACTACTCAGCAAGCGCCTCGCATCCGGCGGCCGGCTCCGCGGCGGGTGTTCTCGATCCCGCCCCCGCAGGATCCAAGGACGCCATCCACTTCCAGCGCTGCACCTGGTGCGGCACCGCGACGTACCACCGGTTGCTGTGCCCGGTGTGCCAGGGCAGTGAACTGCGCACGGAACGCAGCGAGGGCATCGGCACGGTCCGCCACTCGACCGTGGTGCACCGCAACACGCCGGCGGCACGCAACGTGTCGCTGATAGAGATGGCCGAGGGGTTCGTCGTCCGGGGCCGGGTCATGGGGCCGCCGATCGGAATCCACAGCGGCGACCGGGTGCATCTCTCCACCGCCAAGGACCCGGTCCGCGGCGAGCCGGTCTTCCAGTTGCTCGACGAGCCCTATCGGGCCTGGACCTGATCTCCGGTCCCCTCCCGCGCCTTCTCGCGCGGTGACGGCCCTGCCGCGCCCGCACCCGCAGACCCGGCTGACGCCGCATCAGGCGGCGCCGCTGAAAGCCCCGGTGGAGCGTCGACGGCGCCACCGAACCGGGCACTGCCACCGGACGGCTGTTCACCAGGGGGCGATCAGCTCCGCAGGACGGTGCACTCCCGCTGCCCCTCAGTCCGTGAGCGTCACCCGGATACCGACCGTGCCGGCCTGACCGCGTCGCAGCCGGCTGCCCAGCATCGTCAGCCGGCCGACGATGCCGTACTTGCGGGCAATGAGCTCGCGGTAGCGCGCGGTGGTGGCCACGTCGGCGATCCCGGCCGTGGCCGGAACCTGCTCGCCGGTGGGGTTGCCGCGCAGGTCGCAGGGACCGACGAGGACATCGGCACGACGCCGGATCCGCTTGACCTTCCAACTGTCGGCAGCCGTCCAGACGCCGAGGGCGTCGCCGTCCCGAACCACCCACACCGGCGTGGCCACCGGAGTTCCGTTCTTGCGGTAGCTGGTCACCAGCAGGTATTTCCCCAAGCCGAGCCGTTCAAGCCGCGTATCGTCCATGTACGGCAGTCTAGAAGGCGGTCCGGCGCGTGCAGGCCGCGTGTCGAGGGCGGCCCGCCGCCCCCGGACCGTGCGGGTGTTCCGCCCCGCGTCCACCCGAAGTCCCACCGGGGTCTGGAACCTGCACGGCACGCCCAATCCGCCGCGCAGCCCGAGAAGTTCACCGTCCGTACTGAACGCCGCCGCGCCGGGCCGCGTTATGGAGATCGGGCCCCCACGACTCGAGGGCCCCGTGAGGCCGCTGGGTGCGGGCATCACGCCTTCGGGTTCGGCTTCGGGAGCCATGCATGCGGCACGCACGACGACGGGTCGTCCGGCGACTGACACGGTTGGCGGCGGTCGGCGGTCTTCTCCTCGGGTGCACGATGGTCGCCCGGGCGGCTGTGGCGAGCGAGCCGCCTCCGGCGTCCGCCAGGTCGCTCAGCTCCGCCGGGAACACCGGTGCCGCATGGGTGGCCCGCCTCGGCACGGCACGGACGGCGGGCACCTGGATCGGTTCCGACGGGCGGCCGGTGGTGGCGGTGACCGACGACGCAGCGGCGCGGGCGGTACGGCGCACCGGGGCAAAGGCGAAGATCGTACGGAACAGCATGAACGACCTCACATCGGCTACTGCCACACTGCGCGCGGCACCCCGCGTGGCCGGGACGGCATGGGCGGTGGACTACCGGACCAACACGGTCAAAGTGCAGGCGGACCGCACGGTGTCCGCCGCCAACTGGTCCCGGATCTCCCAAGTGGCCAAGAAAATAGGCGGTTTCGTACACATGGAACGGACGAAGGGCGCTTTCACCACGCGGTTGAACGGTGCCCTGCCGATCCTTTCGGCGGGTGGCCGCTGCTCGGCCGGATTCAACGTCACCAACGGCTCAACCGACTTCATCCTCACAGCAGGTCACTGCGGCCCCGCCGGATCGACCTGGTTCGCGGACAACCAGGGCAATCAGCAGCTCGGCAGAACGGTGAACAGCGTCTTCCCCGGACATGACTTCTCCCTCGTCCAGTATTCCTCCGGGCAGGCCGGCAAGGGTGCCGACGTGGTGGCGATCGGCGGCGGCAAGGGCGTGCGCATCACCGGAGCCGCCGACCCGGCGGTGGGACAACGGGTGTTCCGCAGTGGCAGCACCAGCGGCCTGCACGACGGCCAAGTCACCGCGCTCAACGCGACCGTGAACTACCCCGAGGGTACGGTGAGCGGGCTCATCGAGACCACCGTGTGCGCCGAACCGGGCGACAGCGGTGGCCCGCTGTTCTCCGAAGGCGTCGCGCTGGGTGTCACCTCGGGCGGCAACGGTGACTGCACGACGGGCGGCACTACGTTCTTCCAGCCGGTGACCAAGGCCATGACGGCGCTCGGTGTCCGACTGATCGTGTCAGCGCAGAACGCGGGCGGCACCCAGAGCGGAGCCCCCTCCCCCGGACCGTCCACACCGCCGCAGCGCGCAATCGCTCCCAGCGCAGCCTCGCCGGGTTCTTCCGCGCCGGTCACGGGCACGGCACAGGGCGGAGCCCTGCTGGCGCGGCTGACCGACGCCCGGAACATCGGGCCCGGGCTGCTGGTGATCGCGGGCAGTCTGATCGCGCTGGTCGCCACCAGGTACATCCGGGCCGAGCAGGAGCGCAGGGCGTACCAGCAGCACTACTCGGCGACGTGGGGCTGACGGGACACCCGTCACGACAGCCCGCAGGACCCCAGGGTCCACCGTCGCAAGCGGAGCCACCACGGGACCCGGGAAAGGGCACCCGTGCGCTCACGGGTGCCCGGTGGACGGTAAGGCGCAATGCAACTGCCAAGCGGGGTCGGTCAGGCCGCCCGGCGCTCCTCCGGGACCACGGCGGCCCACTCCATCACAAGGCGCTGGTACTCCGCACGCTGCTCGGTCGTCAGTGTCCCGCCCGACCGGAGCCACAGGGCCCGGATCTCCTGGTTGACCTTCGCAGCCGATCGCTCGGAGGCGGTTTCAACAGTGGTGGACATGTTGTCAAGCATATGCCGCCCGAGATCAGGACTCCGTGAGCGAGCACCCGCGATACGGACATTTCAGACCGTGTCACTCGTCACGTCAACGCGTCGAGCACGGGCGGGAGTTCACGCTGCAACCCGTTCGGCACCACCACCCGGACGTCCAACACCGCCGCGCACACCGGGTCGTGGAAGCTGCGGGGCACGACCTGCCGGCCGGCCGGGGCGGCCCGTGGGCGACGGCGCCACGGACACGTTCGCGCACCGTGTTCCTGGCCACATCCCTCCGGCGCGACGAGAGCGCCGAGGTCCCCCACGGTGACATCCGTCACCCGGAGCACCCGGGCGCCCCTGGCGACACAGGTGGCGACCTCACCATGACCGGCGTCCCGGCACGGGTGCGGTGCTGACCCACTGCCGGATGCCGTGGAAGGTGAGCAACGGCACAGATCCGCCGCGCCCGTGTGCCAAGGGTGAGCGGACCGTGCGTGCTCCGTCTCCGCAAGCGTGATCCATGGCTCGACCCCGGTGCCGAGCCCCTGCTGCGGCGTCCGGCACCGTAGTCAACTGGTTCCGCTCAGTGCCCCCGCTCGATCCACTCCTGAAGGTGCGGGGCCTCGGCACCGATGGTGGTCGGGTCACCGTGACCGGTGAGCACCTTGGTCTCCGGCGGGAGGGTCAGGAGCCGGTCACGGATGGAGTCGATGATCGTCGGGAAGTGGGAGTAGGAGCGCCCCGTGGCGCCGGGGCCGCCCGTGAAGAGGGTGTCTCCGGTGAAGACCACGCCGAGTCCGGGCTCGTGGAGGCAGACGGCGCCGGGTGCGTGCCCGGGGGTGTGCAGCACGGTCAGGTCAATGCCGGCGACCTCGATGACCTGGCCGTCGGCGAGGTGCCGGTCCGGGGCGCGGTCCGGATGGGTCAGCTTCCACAGCGGCAGGTCGTCGGGGTGCAACCAGATGACGGCACCGGTGCGGTCGGCGAGGGCGGGAGCCGCGTTGACGTGGTCGTTGTGGGCATGGGTGCACACGATCGCGGCGAGGTGGCGGTCACCGACCGCGCGAACGATGGTCTCGGCGTCGTGGGCGGCATCGATGACGACGACCTCGTGGTCGTCGCCAACCAGCCACACGTTGTTGTCGACGTCCCACGTTCCCCCGTCGAGGGAGAACTGCCCGGTGGTGACCAGGCGTTCGATGTGTGCCGCCATCACAGCACCACCACGGAACGCAGCACGTCGCCACGGTGCATCCGCTCGAAAGCCTCTTCCACCTCATCGAGTCGGATGGTCTCGGTGACGAACGCGTCAAGCGGCAGGCGGCCCTGCAGATGCAGGTCGACGAGCATGGGGAAGTCACGGGTGGGCAGGCAGTCGCCGTACCAAGAGGACTTGAGCGCACCGCCGCGTCCGAAGACGTCCAGCAAGGGCAGTTCGAGCTTCATGTCGGGGGTGGGGACCCCGACGAGGACGACGGTTCCGGCGAGGTCACGGGCGTAGAAGGCCTGCTGGAACGTCTCGGGGCGACCCACCGCCTCGATGACGACGTCGACTCCGAAACCACCGGTCAGGTCGCGGATGGCCGCGACCGGGTCGGTGTCCTTGGAGTTGACGGTGTGGGTGGCTCCCAGGGCGCGGGCCTTCTCCAGCTTGCGGTCGTCGATGTCCACGGCGATGATCTTCGCCGCGCCCGCCAGGTTCGACCCGGCGACGGCCGCGTCGCCGACGCCACCGCAGCCGATCACGGCGACCGAATCGCCGCGGCCGACGCCTCCCGTGTTGATCGCGGCGCCGATACCGGCCATCACCCCGCAGCCGAGGAGCCCGGCGACCGCCGGGGAGACGGCCGGATCGACCTTGGTGCACTGGCCGGCTGCGACCAGCGTCTTCTCGGCGAACGCGCCGATACCGAGCGCCGGGGAGAGTTCCTGGCCGGTGGCAGCGAGGGTCATCTTCTGCTCCGCGTTGTGCGTGTCGAAGCAGTACCAGGGGCGTCCGCGCAGACAGGCCCGGCAGCTTCCGCACACGGCGCGCCAGTTGAGGACGACGAAGTCGCCGGGTGCCACATCGGTGACGCCCTCGCCGACCACCTCCACGACGCCGGCGGCCTCGTGGCCGAGAAGGAAGGGGAAGTCGTCGGAGATGCCGCCCTGCCGGTAGTGCAGGTCGGTGTGGCAGACGCCGCAGGCCTGGACGCGTACGACGGCTTCGCCGGGACCGGGGTCCGGCACGACGATCGTCTCGACCCGTACGGGTTCGTCCTTCCCCGGTGCGATCACGCCGCGTACTTCCTGCGCCATGTTCTGGCCCCTTCCCTCGATTGCTTTCCCTGCCGACCCTACGCGCGACGGGCCGGCACGGGAGCGGGCCACGGGTGATGCCGGATCCTTTCGGGCACGAGTGCCGCACTGACGCGACGCGGAACACCGGCTGAATCGGCGTCATTCCAGCATTCCATGATGGTGATTTCTTTGCAGGGTTCAGGAACGTGCCTGGTGTGTGCGCCGCGCGGACCGTGTCTCAATGGAAGGCATGTCCCCTGACGGCCGTATTGGACGCACCGTGTTCCTGTTCCCGGCCAGCGCTTCGCCGCACCCCGGAACCGGATGGGAACTCCTTGCGGCCTTCCCGGTGTTCACCGAGGCACTGGACGCGATCTGCGCACGCCTCGATCCGTATCTGGAGCTTCCGCTGAAGAGCGTGTTGTGCCTTGCGGACCGCGCTCAAAGGCCTGCGCTGGTGGAACGGGTGTCGTTCTCCGGTCCCGCGGTCTTCGCTCTCCAGGCGGCGCAGTACCGGCTGTTGCAGAGCTGGGGCCTGCAGCCGGACGTCCTGTTCGGTCATGCGGCCGGCCGGATGGGGGCCGCGTTCGCCGCGGGTGTCTTCTCCCTCGCGGAGGCCTGTCACGCGGTGGGTACCCTGGCCCGGCTGCTGAGCAGCCTCCCGGACACGGAACCGGGCTCACCGCATCTGGACCACGCCCTCAAGGCCTACGGTCGTACGCTGGCCACCCTGCATCCGCAGCCGCCGCGCCTTCCGCTGGTCTCCGACGTCACCGCCCGGCCGGTCGGCGCCGAGACCAGGGACCCTGAGTTCTGGATCCCGCGGAGCCCGGTCCGGGTGGCCGACGCCGTCGAGCTGTTGCACCAGCAGGGGGTGCGCACCTGGCTCGAACTGGGTCCGGGCGACCTGCTCACCCGGGTGCTCCCCCGTTGTCCTCCCGATGGCCCGGTCACGGCCTTCGCCATGGCCCGGGACTGGCCGTTGCTGCAGGCCGGGCCGCTGTGACGCCGGGCGGCCCGCCGGCCGTGCGGTGCGGGGCAGCCCCGGGAACCCCGTACGAATCAGGCCTGGACCGCGGGCAGCAGGCCGGTCACGGGCGCGGCCAGGTCGGTCACCTGGTGCAGTTCGTTCAGCCGGTTCAGTTCGCTGACCTGGTTCAGCGCACGCATCTGCTCCGAGACCCGCGGCACCTGTGCCTTGTGCTGGGCGGGGATGTCGCTGACGGTGAGCGAATCCAGGACGGCCACGGGGTTGATCTGCCCGGTGTCCGGTGCGCTCGCGTCGGCCGCGTTCGCCAGCGGTGCGGCAAGACCCGTGACCCCGGCGGCGAGACCGAGGGCGGCGACGATACGTCGTTTTGAGATCATGTCTGAAGCAACGGCGCCAGGCCGCAGCCGGACACGGGCGGCGATCCGTGCTCACCCGTCAGGCGGAGCCGCCGTCCTGCGGTTGCCGTGCCCGCCGCGCCGGAGGAGTCTCGAAGGCGGAGCCCGTGCGGCCCGCTTCCGCGTCGGGCCGCGGGCGCCTGAAGGAGGTCACCATGGGCACCGCCGCGACAGGCTCCGCCTTCGACACCGAGACACTGCGCCGGAGCATAGAAGGAACCACCGGGAACAGCCTTCTGGCCCTCTATGCCGACGACGCGGAGATCCGCATCGTCGACAGCAACGCCCAGCCCAGCCATCCCAAGGTGCTCCACGGCCGGGGCCAGATAGCCTCGCTCCTGGACGACATCTACAGCCGTGACATGACGCACAAGCTTGAGGAGTGCATCGTGCAGGGCGATCACGCCGCCTTCCGCGAGTCCTGCGAGTACGGGGACGGCACCCGGGTCCTCGCCGAGTCGATGGTCACGCTGCGCAACGGGAAGATCGCCGAGCAGATCATGATCCAGGCATGGGACGAGTAGCCAGGAAGGCCGCGCGGGTCCAGGTCACTTCAAAGCTGACCTGGACCTTCTCGGCACGGGCCGGGCTGGGGCAGGCCCGCCGGGCGCGCCCTTTGCTGTCGGGCCCAGCTTCCGCCGCAGGCCGGCGGGTGTCCGCCGCTCTGGCACGGACCGCACTGCGGGCCGTGCTCTTCCGCCCGCGCCCTCCACTGTCCCAGGTACTTCGGACGCGTCACGGCCGACGTCATCGGTCGGCCGCACCCGCACCCGTCGGCGGTCGCCGCTCTCGCCGGTACGGGTGACCGGACCGACCTCGCCGGGGTGCGGGTGCGAACGCTTCACCAGCAGCCCTGCTCCCCGGCCGGGTCATCGTGCCCTCCGTTCGGACGGGTTGCCCTCCCGGAGGGGTGCGCAGGCAGAGCGCATCCCTGGTCCTGCTCTTGTGACAACGGATCCCGGGCGGTGCAGCAGGGCGGCCCAGTGGCGGCAGCGGAGCAATCGTTCAGCAGGTGCCGGGCGGTACCGCTCGCCGCCTCCAGGCCGCGGACCTAGAGTGACGTACATCACGCCCCTATAACGATGCCTCACCGCTATCCCGCTCCTGCCCGCACGGCCTGGAGGGCCCATGACCCACATCACGGTGCGCGTGGACGGCACCACGTACGAGGACGAGGTGGAACCACGGCTCCTGCTCGTCCACTACCTACGCGACCGCCTCGGGCTGACCGGTACCCCGATCGGTTGCGACACCTCCAACTGCGGAACGTGCACGGTCGATCTGGACGGGGCGACCGTGAAGAGTTGCTCCGTGCTGGCCGTGCAGGCGGACGGGGGCGAGGTGACCACCGTCCAGGGGCTGGCGAAGGACGGTGAGTGGACGGCGCTGCAGCGCGCCTTCCACGAGCAGCACGGCCTCCAGTGCGGCTACTGCACGCCGGGGATGCTCATGGCGGCGCGCGATCTGTTGCGGGAGAACCCGCATCCCGGCTCCGACGAGGTACGGCAGGCCCTGGAGGGCAACCTCTGCCGGTGTACCGGCTACCAGAACATCGTCCGGGCGGTGCTCGCCGCCTCCGGGCCGCAGGCCAGCGAGGAGGCCACGGCATGACCGATCAGGCCGTCGAACACGAGATCGGCCGCTCCCGGCTACGCAAGGAGGACGCCCGGCTGGTCACGGGCCAGACGAACTGGACCGACAACATCCAGGTCGCCGGCCTGCTGCACCTGGCCATCCTGCGCAGTCCGATGGCCCACGCCCGCATCGCCCGCATCGACGTCTCCCCGGCCCTCGAACGCCCCGGTGTGGTCGCCGCGTTCAGCGGCGCCGACCTCGCCGAGGGACTGGGGTCGCTGCCCTGCGCCTGGCCGGTGACCGAGGACATCGTGCTTCCCGACCACCCGCCGATCGCCGTCGATGAGGTCCGCTACGCCGGTGACCCGGTGGCGGTGGTAGTGGCCCGCGACCGGTACACGGCGGCCGATGCGCTGGAGGCGGTCGAGGTCGACTACGATCCGCTGCCGCCAGTCCTCGATCTGGAGGCCGCGTTGGCGGAAGGCGCCCCGCTGGTCCACGCCGGCAAGGGCACCAACCGCTGCTACACCTGGCCGCTCACCACAGGCGAGGACTTCGCGGCCGTACGGGAACGCGCCGAGGTGACCCTGCGACGCCGCTACCACCAACAGCGCCTGATCCCCAACGCCATGGAGCCGCGCGCGGTCGTCGTCACCCCGCTCGCCGCCGCCGGCGAGTACACCGTCCACTCGGCGACCCAGATCCCGCACATCCTGCGGATCATGCTCGCGGTGGTGACCGGGATCCCGGAGCACAAGCTGCGGGTGATCGCCCCGGACGTGGGCGGTGGGTTCGGCTCCAAACTGCAGGTGTACGGCGAGGAGGCTCTGGCCCTCACCGTGGCCCGCAGGCTCGGCCGCCCGGTGAAGTGGACCGAGTCCCGCTCCGAGGGCTACCTGGCGACCCACCACGGCCGCGGCATGATCCAGGACGTCGAGATCGCGGCCACCCGCGAGGGCAGGCTGCTCGGTCTGAAGGTGGACCTGATCGCCGACATGGGTGCCTACCTGATGCTCGTCACCCCGGGCATCCCGCTCCTCGGCGCCTTCATGTACCCGGCGATCTACAAGATGGACGCCTACGAGTTCACCTGCACCGGAGTCTTCACCACGCGCACCCCCACCGACGCCTACCGTGGCGCCGGCCGACCGGAGGCCACGTTCGCCATCGAGCGGACCATGGACGAACTGGCCGCCGAACTTGGACTGGACCCGGTGGAAGTACGGCGCCGGAACTGGATCCGGCACGAGGAGTTCCCCTACACCTCCATCGCCGGACTGACCTACGACAGCGGACATTACGAGGCGGCGACCGAGAAGGCGCTCGCCCTGTTCGGCTACGACGACCTGCGTGCCGAGCAGCACGTGCGCAACCAGCGCAACGACACCGTGCGCCTGGGCATCGGGGTGTCCACCTTCACCGAGATGTGCGGTCTCGCGCCGAGCCGGGTACTGGGCGACCTGCGGTACGCGGCCGGCGGCTGGGAGGCGGCGAGCATCCGGATGCTGCCCACCGGCAAGGTTGAGGTCGTCACCGGCACCAGTCCGCACGGGCAGGGGCACGAGACCTGCTGGAGCCAGATCGCAGCCGACGTGCTGGGCGTGCCGTTCGAGGACGTGGAGGTGGTGCACGGCGACACCAAGGCGGCCCCGCAGGGCATGGACACCTACGGCTCGCGGTCACTGGTGGTCGGCGGCGAGGCCGTACACCGGGCGGCGGTGAAGGTGGTGGAGAAGGCGCGGAAGGTCGCCGCGCACCTGCTGGAGGCGAGCGAGCGGGACCTGGAGTTCAGTGAGGGCGCGTTCTGCGTGAAGGGCTCTCCGGAGGCCCGCAGGACCATCCAGGAGATCGCCTTCGAGACGTTCACGTCACACGGCCTGCCCGAGGGCATCGAGCCGTCCATCAACGCCGAGACACTGGTAGACCCGGAGAACTTCTCCTACCCGCACGGCACCCACCTGTGCGCCGTCGAGGTCGACACGGAAACCGGGAAGGTGAGGATCCGATCGTACGTCTGCGTCGACGACGTCGGCCGGGTCGTCAACCCGATGATCGTGGAGGGACAGGTCCACGGCGGAGTAGCGCAGGGCATCGCTCAGGCGCTGTACGAGGAGGCCGTGTACGACGACCAGGGCAACCTCGTCTCCGGCACCATGGCCGACTACCTCGTGCCGTCCGCCGCGG contains:
- a CDS encoding flavin reductase family protein, yielding MAADGEAQAGGEAVLDGFFDRLNPDMCVVTAVADGELAGCLAGFASQCSVRPPRYAVWLPKNSHTYRVARAAQHLAVHLLARDQRDLAALLGGETGDEADQFERLDWREGPGGTAVLTETAAWFAGTILHRTDGGDHVGFVLDPVRWGEGRAGPLLRMSDTLGTSVRPCVD
- a CDS encoding TetR family transcriptional regulator; the protein is MSSSSVAPTAKPPMRDALVAAAFRLFLERGYEQTTVDDIVTLAGVGRRSFFRYFPSKEDVVFPDHERCLDDMTAFLAADEEEHEPVRRVCDAARLVLRMYAENPTFSVQRYRLTKKVPGLRAYELSVVWRYERALAEYLRGRFAGRPDGSLRADVIAAAVVAAHNNALRSWLRSDGRGDAGATVDHALGYVQRTFGGSADTTVRAAPVSAAPVGEPAGHPDDVVVLVSRRDAPVWRVVQEWESVLGRAGRLASREIQGTEYLYE
- a CDS encoding Zn-ribbon domain-containing OB-fold protein translates to MYHYSASASHPAAGSAAGVLDPAPAGSKDAIHFQRCTWCGTATYHRLLCPVCQGSELRTERSEGIGTVRHSTVVHRNTPAARNVSLIEMAEGFVVRGRVMGPPIGIHSGDRVHLSTAKDPVRGEPVFQLLDEPYRAWT
- a CDS encoding PPOX class F420-dependent oxidoreductase, with the translated sequence MDDTRLERLGLGKYLLVTSYRKNGTPVATPVWVVRDGDALGVWTAADSWKVKRIRRRADVLVGPCDLRGNPTGEQVPATAGIADVATTARYRELIARKYGIVGRLTMLGSRLRRGQAGTVGIRVTLTD
- a CDS encoding S1 family peptidase, whose translation is MRHARRRVVRRLTRLAAVGGLLLGCTMVARAAVASEPPPASARSLSSAGNTGAAWVARLGTARTAGTWIGSDGRPVVAVTDDAAARAVRRTGAKAKIVRNSMNDLTSATATLRAAPRVAGTAWAVDYRTNTVKVQADRTVSAANWSRISQVAKKIGGFVHMERTKGAFTTRLNGALPILSAGGRCSAGFNVTNGSTDFILTAGHCGPAGSTWFADNQGNQQLGRTVNSVFPGHDFSLVQYSSGQAGKGADVVAIGGGKGVRITGAADPAVGQRVFRSGSTSGLHDGQVTALNATVNYPEGTVSGLIETTVCAEPGDSGGPLFSEGVALGVTSGGNGDCTTGGTTFFQPVTKAMTALGVRLIVSAQNAGGTQSGAPSPGPSTPPQRAIAPSAASPGSSAPVTGTAQGGALLARLTDARNIGPGLLVIAGSLIALVATRYIRAEQERRAYQQHYSATWG
- a CDS encoding MBL fold metallo-hydrolase, with amino-acid sequence MAAHIERLVTTGQFSLDGGTWDVDNNVWLVGDDHEVVVIDAAHDAETIVRAVGDRHLAAIVCTHAHNDHVNAAPALADRTGAVIWLHPDDLPLWKLTHPDRAPDRHLADGQVIEVAGIDLTVLHTPGHAPGAVCLHEPGLGVVFTGDTLFTGGPGATGRSYSHFPTIIDSIRDRLLTLPPETKVLTGHGDPTTIGAEAPHLQEWIERGH
- a CDS encoding S-(hydroxymethyl)mycothiol dehydrogenase, with amino-acid sequence MAQEVRGVIAPGKDEPVRVETIVVPDPGPGEAVVRVQACGVCHTDLHYRQGGISDDFPFLLGHEAAGVVEVVGEGVTDVAPGDFVVLNWRAVCGSCRACLRGRPWYCFDTHNAEQKMTLAATGQELSPALGIGAFAEKTLVAAGQCTKVDPAVSPAVAGLLGCGVMAGIGAAINTGGVGRGDSVAVIGCGGVGDAAVAGSNLAGAAKIIAVDIDDRKLEKARALGATHTVNSKDTDPVAAIRDLTGGFGVDVVIEAVGRPETFQQAFYARDLAGTVVLVGVPTPDMKLELPLLDVFGRGGALKSSWYGDCLPTRDFPMLVDLHLQGRLPLDAFVTETIRLDEVEEAFERMHRGDVLRSVVVL